The following proteins come from a genomic window of Sorghum bicolor cultivar BTx623 chromosome 3, Sorghum_bicolor_NCBIv3, whole genome shotgun sequence:
- the LOC8059205 gene encoding putative ABC transporter B family member 8, which produces MSGRAPAGGGGGGGERPMSIRGMFQFADRVDVLLMALGTLGAIGDGCSTNLLLIFASDVMNALGYGGARASGGGAKSAQFMHEVEKSCLNFVYLAFVVLAVAFMEGYCWSRTSERQVLRIRYLYLQAILRQEAGFFDSQEATTSEIINSISKDASHIQEVLSEKVPLFLMHSTVFVSGLVFATYFCWRLALVSFPLVLLLIIPGLIYGKYLLYLSRQSRHEYSKANSLVEQALGSIKTVYSFTAEKRIIQRYTAILDKTIKLGIKQGIAKGLAVGFTGLSFAIWAFLAWYGGRLVMFHHVSGGRIYAAGISFVLGGLSLGMALPELKHFTEASVAATRILDRINRVPQINADDPKGLILDQIRGELEFESVHFVYPSRPNMPVLKNFNLQIPAGQTIALVGSSGSGKSTAIALVQRFYDANEGTVKIDGFDIKELQLKWIRSKMGLVSQDHALFGTSIKENILFGKPDATMDEVYAAAMTANAHNFIRGLPEEYETKIGERGALLSGGQKQRIAIARAIIKNPAILLLDEATSALDSESEKLVQHALDQASMGRTTLVVAHKLSTVKNADQIAVVDGGTIAEIGTHDELISRGGPYSRLVKLQKMVSYIDQENEQFRASSVARTSTSRHSMSRASPMPLTPAILKENNSDVPPPAPSFSRLLAMNSPEWRQAVVGSLSALVYGSLQPIYAITIGGMIAAFFVQDQNEMNAIIRRYALIFCSLSLVSIVVNLLQHYNFAYMGEHLVRRIRVQVLEKILTFEAAWFDEETNSSGALCSRLSNEASLVKTLVADRISLLLQTASGIIIAVTMGLMVAWKLALVMIAVQPSTMICYYAKKMVLSNVSRDLAKAQHQSTQIAIEAVYNHRMVTSFGCSSKVLQLFEHAQEEPLKKARKKSWVAGITTGLSPCLSFLSWALDFWYGGKLAQSGEISAGDVFKTFFVLVSTGKLIADAGSMTSDLAKGANAVASVFEVLDRKSISPKNSQVEKEDQKKKIEGRIEFKKVDFAYPTRPECLILQDFSLDVKAGTSVGLVGRSGCGKSTIIGLIQRFYDVDRGSVRIDGMDVREMNILWFRGFTALVSQEPAMFSGSVRDNIAFGKPEADEDEIVEAAKAANAHEFISSLKDGYDTDCGEHGIQLSGGQKQRIAIARAIIRNPAILLLDEATSALDAQSEQVVQEALDRIMSGRTTIVVAHRLNTIKNVDSIAFLGEGKVVERGSYPQLMNKKGAFYNLATLQK; this is translated from the exons GCCATCGGCGACGGGTGCTCCACCAACCTGCTGCTCATCTTCGCCAGCGACGTGATGAACGCGCTCGGGTACGGCGGCGCCCgggccagcggcggcggcgccaagaGCGCGCAGTTCATGCACGAGGTGGAGAAG TCGTGCCTGAATTTCGTCTACCTGGCGTTCGTGGTCCTGGCTGTGGCGTTCATGG AAGGGTACTGCTGGAGCCGGACGAGCGAGCGGCAGGTGCTGCGGATCCGGTACCTGTACCTGCAGGCCATCCTGCGGCAGGAGGCGGGCTTCTTCGACTCGCAGGAGGCCACCACCTCGGAGATCATCAACAGCATCTCCAAGGACGCCTCCCACATCCAGGAGGTCCTCAGCGAGAAG GTCCCTCTATTTCTAATGCACTCTACGGTCTTCGTCTCCGGACTAGTCTTCGCCACTTATTTCTGCTGGAGGCTGGCTCTGGTTTCTTTTCCTCTGGTCCTGCTTCTCATAATCCCGGGGCTCATCTACGGCAAGTACCTTCTCTACCTGTCGCGCCAGTCACGCCATGAGTACTCCAAGGCGAATTCCCTCGTCGAGCAAGCTCTGGGATCTATCAAGACCGTTTACTCCTTCACAGCCGAGAAAAGGATCATCCAAAGGTACACGGCAATCCTTGACAAGACGATCAAGCTGGGGATCAAACAAGGCATTGCAAAGGGTCTTGCTGTTGGGTTCACTGGCCTTTCTTTCGCCATTTGGGCCTTTCTCGCATGGTATGGCGGGAGATTGGTGATGTTCCATCATGTAAGTGGTGGAAGGATATATGCTGCTGGGATTTCATTCGTCTTGGGTGGCCT ATCCCTTGGAATGGCACTCCCTGAGCTGAAACATTTCACTGAGGCATCTGTTGCTGCCACAAGAATCCTTGATCGGATAAACCGTGTTCCCCAGATCAATGCTGATGACCCAAAAGGCCTTATTTTGGACCAAATTCGGGGAGAGCTCGAATTTGAATCTGTCCATTTCGTGTACCCATCAAGACCAAATATGCCAGTCCTCAAAAACTTCAACCTCCAGATTCCTGCTGGGCAAACTATTGCTTTGGTTGGGTCCAGTGGCAGCGGCAAGTCAACAGCAATAGCTTTAGTGCAGCGCTTCTATGACGCCAATGAAGGAACTGTCAAAATTGATGGTTTTGACATCAAAGAACTCCAACTCAAATGGATCAGGAGCAAAATGGGGCTAGTCAGCCAAGATCATGCATTGTTTGGTACTTCAATAAAAGAGAACATCTTGTTTGGCAAACCAGATGCAACCATGGATGAGGTTTATGCAGCAGCCATGACAGCAAATGCTCACAACTTCATAAGGGGGCTTCCAGAGGAATATGAGACTAAG ATTGGTGAGCGTGGAGCATTGTTATCAGGTGGCCAAAAGCAACGTATTGCCATTGCAAGGGCGATAATTAAGAACCCTGCTATACTCTTGCTCGATGAAGCCACAAGTGCACTTGATTCAGAATCAGAAAAGCTGGTACAGCATGCACTTGATCAAGCATCTATGGGACGAACAACACTG GTAGTTGCTCATAAGCTCTCAACGGTGAAGAATGCTGATCAGATTGCAGTAGTTGATGGGGGTACAATAGCTGAAATTGGTACACATGATGAACTGATCAGCAGGGGTGGCCCGTACTCGAGACTTGTGAAATTGCAAAAAATGGTAAGCTACATCGATCAAGAAAATGAACAATTTAGGGCTTCCTCAGTGGCCAGGACAAGTACCAGCCGTCACAGCATGTCCAGAGCAAGTCCAATGCCACTAACACCAGCTATCTTAAAGGAAAATAATTCTGATGTTCCTCCACCTgcaccatctttctccaggctTCTTGCAATGAACTCACCTGAGTGGAGGCAGGCAGTCGTAGGCAGTTTGTCTGCATTGGTATATGGTTCCTTGCAGCCcatctatgccataaccatcgGAGGAATGATTGCTGCATTCTTTGTTCAGGACCAAAATGAGATGAATGCAATTATCAGACGCTATGCCTTGATCTTCTGTTCACTGTCCTTGGTATCTATTGTTGTTAATCTATTGCAACACTACAATTTTGCGTACATGGGGGAGCATCTTGTTAGGCGCATCCGGGTTCAAGTACTTGAGAAGATCTTAACCTTTGAGGCAGCATGGTTTGATGAAGAAACTAATTCAAGCGGTGCATTGTGCTCTCGGCTAAGCAATGAGGCTTCTCTTGTCAAAACCCTTGTTGCAGACAGAATATCCTTACTGCTTCAAACAGCTTCCGGAATCATAATTGCAGTGACAATGGGCCTGATGGTAGCTTGGAAACTTGCTCTTGTCATGATAGCTGTACAGCCATCTACAATGATATGCTATTATGCAAAAAAAATGGTTCTCTCAAATGTGTCAAGGGACTTGGCAAAGGCTCAGCACCAAAGCACCCAGATAGCCATAGAAGCTGTTTACAACCACAGGATGGTAACCTCCTTTGGATGCTCATCGAAGGTTCTTCAGCTATTCGAGCATGCACAAGAGGAACCCTTGAAAAAAGCAAGGAAGAAATCATGGGTAGCAGGGATCACCACAGGATTGTCACCTTGCCTCTCATTCTTGTCATGGGCACTGGACTTCTGGTATGGTGGGAAGCTGGCACAGTCTGGGGAGATATCAGCGGGTGATGTTTTCAAAACCTTTTTCGTGCTGGTGAGCACAGGAAAGCTGATTGCTGATGCTGGTAGCATGACATCTGACCTGGCAAAGGGAGCAAATGCAGTTGCTTCAGTATTTGAGGTGCTAGATAGGAAATCCATCTCTCCAAAAAATTCACAG GTGGAGAAGGAAGATCAGAAGAAGAAAATAGAAGGTAGAATAGAATTCAAGAAGGTAGATTTTGCATATCCAACAAGACCAGAATGCCTTATCCTACAGGATTTTAGCTTGGACGTGAAAGCAGGAACAAGTGTTGGCCTGGTTGGGAGAAGCGGTTGTGGTAAATCAACTATCATAGGTTTGATCCAGAGGTTCTATGATGTTGATAGGGGGTCCGTAAGAATTGATGGTATGGATGTGAGGGAGATGAATATTCTTTGGTTCCGAGGATTTACCGCTCTTGTTAGTCAGGAGCCTGCAATGTTTTCAGGCAGTGTCAGGGACAATATTGCTTTTGGTAAAccagaagctgatgaagatgAGATTGTGGAAGCTGCAAAAGCTGCAAACGCACATGAGTTCATCTC ATCTTTGAAGGATGGATACGATACTGATTGTGGAGAGCATGGTATACAGCTCTCAGGGGGGCAGAAGCAAAGAATCGCAATTGCAAGGGCAATAATCCGGAATCCAGCAATACTACtacttgatgaagcaacaagtgcCCTTGATGCACAGTCAGAGCAAGTGGTGCAGGAAGCTCTTGATCGAATAATGTCAGGGAGGACCACAATTGTGGTGGCACATAGACTAAACACAATCAAGAATGTTGACTCGATTGCTTTCCTGGGAGAAGGTAAAGTGGTGGAGCGTGGCTCTTACCCGCAGCTCATGAACAAGAAGGGGGCATTCTACAACCTTGCAACTCTTCAGAAGTAA